One Candidatus Rokuibacteriota bacterium genomic window, CCACTCCGATAACAGAAAGGGCAGTGAGAACTTCTGGTCCACGCTCTCCAGTGCGACCTCGCGCACGAGGTCGCGCATCACTTCGCGCGACGCTACCTCCGCCCGGCCGAGCAGGCGGTCGTAGAGGCGCCGGGCGACCGCGTCCAGCGCATCCACGTCAATGCGCTCCCGGAGGCGCGGCTCGGTGCCGATCAGTCGCACGAGCTTGGTGCGCAGCGCGCTTGCCAGCGTCTCCGAGAATGTGGTGAGGAGAATGCGCGCGTCGGGGTTGGCGCGGGCCAAGTGCGCCGCGCGGTGGAGCGCGACGACGGTCTTCCCCGTACCGGCCGAGCCGGCGATGCGCGCCGGCCCGCCAAACCGGCGCTCCACCAGCTCGCGCTGCGCGGGGTGCAGAAAAACCGTCCACCGCTCCCACGGGTACTCCAGCGCGCGGGCCAGCTCGTCCACGTCGGTCACCACGCGGAAGCGGCGCCGCGCATCGGGGTGATCGAATGGGCCGGCCGCCGGCAGCGCGGGCCGCGGCTTGTGCGGCGTTCCTCCGGTCGCCAGCTCGAGCAGCGCCTCGGCGGCCTCCGCCGGTAGGTGGTCCGCCAGCCCGAGCACCGTGTCCTCGGTGGCCTGCCGCACGTCGGCCAGCCACTCGACCGGCACGCCATAACCAAGCAGCTCTTCGTCGGGCACGTGCGCGAGCAGGGGCTTCTTCGTGGCTACCGTCTGCGGCTGTTGGACATACGTGGGGAGGGTGATCTCCTGCACTCGCTCGCGGATCTCCACGAGCTGCGCCGCGCCCGTGGTGGGGTGCGTTTCCAGCTTGCGGCGCTCGGCCCACGCGTAGGCCTTGTCGTGGTGGTCCACGTAGCAGAGCAGCAGGCTGTCCGCCGTCCGGTGCACGATCAACCGGAGGTCACTGCCGACCCGCACCGACCAGAACCGCTTGTCCTTGGCCTTGGCGAGCTTGTGGAAGCTCATCCCGGGGTTGGCCGGATTCAATTGTAGGTCGAAGGCCGTGGTCTTGACCGCCTTCTGCTCGTCGCCGGTGAGCCGCGCGAGGCTGCCCGTGAATGTGTCAGCGATGCGAAACTCCATGGTGCTGCCGCTCACGTCACAGGCGGGAGTTTATGGACCGCAGCCGCGACGGTCTTGCACGCATTGATCAGGTCGGTAAGCAGGCGCTTGTCGATAGACAGGTCGCCCTCGTACTCTCCGCGATTGCGGAGTTCATGGCACCGGGCAAGTACCCGCCACACTTCAGGACCGAGCCCGAGCGTGTGTTGGAGGGCCTGAAACACGATGTATCGGTTCGCGGAGCGATACCCGGATCTGCGCAACGCCGCGAGGGATAGCGCATGCGCGGCGTTGTAGGCGAGGTCGAATCGGCTCTCCAGGGAATTTGCCTCGTTCTGCGCATCGGCAAGGCGCGTGAGGCCTGAACGCTCGAGCCCGGCGAACTCCTTCGCGTCCGGCGCCTCCTTGCGCAGGGGTTGGCCAGGCCCGCAGAGGTTTTCAAGCGGCGAGGTCACTCTCACCACCAATCAGCCACAATTTGGGTTGCGCCAGGACTCGCGTCACGAAGACATTGTCCTGTTTTACGCGCTTCGACAGCTCCTTGGACGAATAGATCGTGGGAGCGACTTTCCGTCCGAGTTGTGAGGACGCTTCTTCCAGCGCAGAGAACAGGTCTGCATATGTCAGGCGGTCGCTAATCACCATCAGATCGATGTCGCTCGCCGCGGTGTCCTGGCCTTTCGCGATCGACCCGTAAACGAACGCCGCGCGGATGCTTCGGAAGACGGGTGCCAGCGCCGCACGCAACACGTCGGCCAGCGCGAAGGTCTTGAGCACCAGCGCTCGCAGCTCCTCGAACACTGGCGAGCCGGCGTTTGCCTGATAGTGCTTCTGTTTGCCGACGCGGTTGACCGTCACGAGGCCGGATGCCTCGAGCCGAGCAAGCTCCCGCTGCACAGCGCCCGTACCGGAGCGTGCCAGACCGATCACCTCGTTTGCATAGAAGCTCCGCCGGGGATTGCCGAAAAGTACGCCCAGTACGCGCTGCTGCACCTTGGCGAACAGGGCGTCGGCCAAGCCCGAGGATGGAGTCCTGGGACGGGGCTTCCGTGCGGCGATCTTCATTCCCATAGTGGGTATAATACACCCCTATTTGGGTATATCAAACAACCCAGAGGAACCTTCACCCCTCGTCTTACGCAGCACCGCGTTGAGCCACACGTGCTCGTCAGACAGCCGATGTAGTTGCTTTCCTCGTGTAGTGCTTGTCGAACTCGGCAAGGACAGTCGGGCTATAGAAGTCCTTCTTACCGCTCTTGGGGTTATCCGGATCGAGATATCGACGTCTGACGAACTTTGGATCTGCCATGAGCGGTTTCTTGATCCCCGTGAACTTGTTGTTGATCTTGAAGTCGGTATACCGTTTCTTCAGCTGCTCGATCAGCTGTTGGTAGGTCCACTTGTAGATCTTCTTGAAATCGTCTTCGGTCAGCGTCACCTGGGGCGCCGATGGATCGTTCGTAATTGCGACCGCCATCGCACTGGCTGCGGTACTCCGCTTGAAGGAAAGGTTCACCTCGAGCGTCACGTTGAATGGGCTCTTTGCCCCCTGCGCCGCGGTGCTGGTAAGTTGGGCAATGTAAGCAATGAGCCGCGATTCGTCCTTTGACAGGTCGATGGCAGAGACCGAGTGTGGCGTATCGACAAAGCCGATCGGCATCAAGAAGAAATGACGCCCTGAAAGGTCGTGTTGAAACCATAGACGGGCCAGTTCAATGAAATTCCGGACGGCCGCTGTTCCCACCTCCAAGACCTGCTTTGCCAACTGCGGGCTCGCAATTACGAAGTGAACGGCATTGTCCCGAATCTCGGTCAGAGCTTCGAGGTTCACCTTGATCGCTCCATCCACCTTGATTGTTGTTCGATTTTCAAGCTCCGAGATCGTCTTCCAGAGGCCGTGACTAAGTGCGGCGCCTGAGCGGTTCCTCTTGAGATAGAGCTTGGTCGATAGCTCGCCGTTTTTCAGAGGCCGTCGCTCGAATACATACAGGCAGCGAGGTTTGTTCCCATGTTCGGAAAGCAG contains:
- a CDS encoding nucleotidyltransferase domain-containing protein is translated as MGMKIAARKPRPRTPSSGLADALFAKVQQRVLGVLFGNPRRSFYANEVIGLARSGTGAVQRELARLEASGLVTVNRVGKQKHYQANAGSPVFEELRALVLKTFALADVLRAALAPVFRSIRAAFVYGSIAKGQDTAASDIDLMVISDRLTYADLFSALEEASSQLGRKVAPTIYSSKELSKRVKQDNVFVTRVLAQPKLWLIGGESDLAA
- a CDS encoding DUF3644 domain-containing protein, whose product is MSKLARSVRFLQKAEAALVSSIEVYNRPTFAYREETFAILALNAWELLVKAKLLSEHGNKPRCLYVFERRPLKNGELSTKLYLKRNRSGAALSHGLWKTISELENRTTIKVDGAIKVNLEALTEIRDNAVHFVIASPQLAKQVLEVGTAAVRNFIELARLWFQHDLSGRHFFLMPIGFVDTPHSVSAIDLSKDESRLIAYIAQLTSTAAQGAKSPFNVTLEVNLSFKRSTAASAMAVAITNDPSAPQVTLTEDDFKKIYKWTYQQLIEQLKKRYTDFKINNKFTGIKKPLMADPKFVRRRYLDPDNPKSGKKDFYSPTVLAEFDKHYTRKATTSAV
- a CDS encoding UvrD-helicase domain-containing protein — translated: MEFRIADTFTGSLARLTGDEQKAVKTTAFDLQLNPANPGMSFHKLAKAKDKRFWSVRVGSDLRLIVHRTADSLLLCYVDHHDKAYAWAERRKLETHPTTGAAQLVEIRERVQEITLPTYVQQPQTVATKKPLLAHVPDEELLGYGVPVEWLADVRQATEDTVLGLADHLPAEAAEALLELATGGTPHKPRPALPAAGPFDHPDARRRFRVVTDVDELARALEYPWERWTVFLHPAQRELVERRFGGPARIAGSAGTGKTVVALHRAAHLARANPDARILLTTFSETLASALRTKLVRLIGTEPRLRERIDVDALDAVARRLYDRLLGRAEVASREVMRDLVREVALESVDQKFSLPFLLSEWREVVDAWQIDSWEAYRDVARLGRKTRLPEKQRQALWAIFERVRAGLNERRLVTQADLYSRLAGHLAAGERLPYDFVIVDEAQDVSVAQLRFVAALGGGRPDALFFAGDLGQRIFQLPFSWRSLGVDIRGRSGTLRINYRTSHQIRAQADRLLGKHVTDVDGNTEDRGGAISVFNGADPVIRVLDSAEEESTMVGRWLAERALEGVTPGEMAVFVRSPAELPRARAAVETAGLLAALLDDDVKTVRDHVSVGTMHLSKGLEFRSVAVMACDDEVLPLQARIEAVTDEGDLEEVYDTERHLLYVVCTRARDHLLVTGVNPASEFLEDLRG